The genome window GAGGTCTCTGAGGGCATCCAGTGTAACCAGTGGTTTCAGCTCTGTGTGCTTTACACACAGACATTTCCCCACATTCTCAGTCTTATGTACTGTAGATGGTGAAAACTCAACTTTGTAATCTGGCCTTGAGCAACTGACTAACATTTGAGAAATGTTAGTCAGTTGGTGAAAAATTAAACAAGTGAAAGGTCTCAGACTTTCTGGAAATGAGGTTTCATGCAAACAGACTCACCACTGTCTTATTTTTCTGTATTTGAGGGACAAAGTCCTGGACGTCTGGTGGTTGTTCTTTGTATTTCAGGCAGCCTTCAATCTGGAGCAGAGCCAACGCATGTCAGTTCAACAACGTGCACCCCGTGTACCGCAGCTGGAGACAAAGGTACAAAGACGGCAGGTGAACAAAACCAGAGTCAGTGCTTGTTACCTGGAAATTGTTGGACTCCACCCAGATGTCTTTATCGCCAAGCGCGACTGGCACCCTGATCACAAGCGTGAAATTCAGAGCTCTGATGTGGTTTGTGACCtaacagagggagaaaaaaaaggaaagtgggTTATTTGAGGGGCCAAATACAAAACTACAAACAATTCTGATTCTAATATCTTACCTTAATAAATTGTTCAAATGGTTTCTGTAAATCATTCTTTCCAAAAGTGAAGTTGCTATAGCTGATGGAGCTGAAAAGAGACAAGCTTATCTTTAAATTAacattatataattatataatatattatcaCATTAAGAATCACTTTTTGTCCTTAATGTATTCGTTTTTGATCAGTACAAAcctttcaaatgtcaaaaaaacACTATATTTCACATCGATCTCTCGTAATTTGTAGGGTTCGCTTGAACTGGAGTGTTCCTGATTCCCACTACAAAGACAAAAGTCATATTAACTTCTACTTTTGGCTACATGGATATGTGCATGGTGTGGCAGCTAGCGGAAGAGAACCTGGTGGCATTTGCAGTGATAGAAATCCTCCTGTCAAGCTGACTGTTGGTGTCAATCCCATAAGAGACGGTGAAAAAGCTCTAGAAGCAAACAAAGACCAGTTAGATTTCCTGTCACAGTCTGCTGCAGGCAGAGATCCTACAAACTAACCTTAGAACTGTCTTTGAAAATCGGCCTGTCCACGGTGCATTCTGTCCTTCCTCGCAGAATGCCGCCGTCGCTGTCCAGGGAGTTGCACTCAATCCTTCCCTTTGTTAGGGACAGTAAAAGTCAAATGCACGTATTCGACTGAAAATCTTGCCTGAACTGATGCGATCGTTCACCTTAAGCGCTGTGAACTTCCTGTAGGAGAGTCCAGGGGGGTACGTGAGGATGACACGTGTGTTGTAGGAGTTCTCCCCATTGTTCTCCAGAGACATGACGACGTCCAGGAGTTCATCAATACCAACTTTAACCTCTGTGGAACTGTGTTAAAGGGAAAAACTAGAGTTTACATCCCTATCGTGTGTCTGACCTACAATAAACAATTTTAATGAGCATCGATTTGACGTTTGTAATTCACCCGTTGAAGTTAAAATCCACTTTAAGCTTATCCACACACTTCCCGTCAGTGCCACAGTTGACCTCAAAGCCCAACTGCAAAAGAGAGAATGAAGTAAAGCGTGATGAGACCTTTCATCAAATCAGCTCAAAGGCCAAAAGTGAGCGATAACCTTATATTAAAGTTACCTACAGGATGAAAGCTGGTTGTTTGAGCTTGCTGGTGTAAACTTGGCCTTAGTTGATCAGCGGAGGGTAAACCATCGAAAGTGAATCTGAGCTCATTTCTGAGTTCATTGAGAACATCTTCTTGACAAGGCTGCAAAAAgaggacaaaaagctctggcTGTGATCCAGCGTCTGATTAATGCAGTAATGACAGCACAACAACTCACACTCACCTCAATAAAGAAGCTCTGTTTTACACACTTTTCTCCAGTATTGATGGTAATTGACCCGGACGTTTCTCGTTGTTTTTTAGCGATATACGCTCTGTTGTTTGGAACTTTACGCGTAGCGTCCAgtgtaaaaatgtaattaatcaTGGCTTGAGCTGAAATAAAATCATTTAGATTTGAATTAAAAGGTTCATCCTTCACATAAATGCAGATGAACAGTAACAGATGGACGATGAAAGAGGTCAGAACCTTGGGCTCCAGTAATGGAGGTCATGGTAAAGCAGAGTGTCGCTTCGCTTTTCAGTGGTGCTGAACAGTCCACATTCTGAGTAGGAATTTGGTTTGGTTCATACGACACTGAACCCTTAACCAGTACTATGGGCCTTGATCTGGACAGAACGggagaaaatacaaaaacaaccagctgctgtgtttaataaTCCAGCTTCTACTGATGATGGTGTTCTGGATTCATAAACACTATACATCAACGTACCTGAGTAGAACAACTCGTCCCTTTGACCCCACGGCTAGGTCAGGCAGACGGTCCCCGCTATGGTCGAAGGTCGACTGACTGATCGACATACCGAAGAACTTCAGTCCCGACTGAACTTCAAAAGCAGGAATTCTCTACACAGAACAAATTATTGTAGTTAGTCAAACTGAAAGCTGTTTGGTCATtggtaattatttttttataactgCTCACCTGTGAGAAAGTAGGATTGATTCTTGTTCCTGCCTCTCCCTGAAATATATAGATGCTGCCCTGACCGTCGTCCTCCAAAGGCGAGCCCACTGCCAGATCGTTGAGCCCGTCTGTGTTCAGATCAGGCAGCACAGCGAGAGAAGACCCAAATCTTCCTTTGGCAGATGCGGCGCCTCTCAGTATTACCGGTGAGTCAAAATCACATATCACATTCTAATGACAAAAGGAACAAATGAGCAGGTTTGAATGAAGAAGCACAATTTAGAGATCAGTGCTGAATCAAACTCATTTACCAGAACAGTTAAAGTGCAAACGTAAACGATTCCCTCTCGATGTGATTCCTTGTACATTGGCGCTGATATGAGAATTAGGTCGGTGACGCTGTCACGATTCACATCCATGGCACAAAGCTCTGCCCCAAAATATTCACCACTTTGAATCTGTACAAGCAGCAGAAGTGCTTAAGTTGATGGTTGAATTTTCCTATGACTACATGTGATTCGTGGACACCCACCTGGCTCTCAGGCGGCTCAATGTCCTGGTATCCCCTGTCTGCGTAAACTGTTATAACCACTCCTCTGTGCTTGTATCTTGGGGCTCCAATAATTGTGAGGGGGGATTTGCTAATGGTGTTAGCAACTGCCAGAGAGTAACCTGGAATGAAAGGCCCACAGCTGACTCatcctttgacctttgacctttaaccacTGATCAGCCATTAGGTATCAATTAGACAACGATCTATAATGTATATAGCCTTTTACTGAATTTCTAAATTAAAATACATAAGTCATATCAATTAAAATATTACCATCATACTGTATTAGCTACTTTTGCCACTTATGTGTATTCCTTCTTTTGCATCATAATAAGGTGCCATAGCTCTTTAGCTATAGGTCAGTAAAGCATGCGTATCTATTTTAGTTTTCCTACCCATATAACTGTCAGACTCTAT of Betta splendens chromosome 19, fBetSpl5.4, whole genome shotgun sequence contains these proteins:
- the LOC114845513 gene encoding integrin alpha-M-like isoform X1; this translates as MDWILTAFVYLSAVKATLCFNIEPSAWRTLAEDAAGFGYQVVQRRSDLLVSAPLHQYSQNKRGQIFRCTTAFCQPIGQIGAVPEYAVNMSLGLTMTMDPSTEETLACGPTIPLDCKTITMYSGACFQIDLMNHFRSPFPSAAKECRNEADIAFLLDGSGSVIAQDFTKMKVFVKNLVGAILTKDTQFAVAQFSSRTVIHSYFDDFLSGSWSNKVNSIRQLTGGTNTAAAISTVVQSIFTETKGSRLNVKKILIVITDGESQDGRNLQSSINKAEKKGIVRFAIGVGRAFYSYDAKRELDTIASSPSSEHVFQVESFDALDKIRQSLQSKIFSIEGTQNTGDSLKMEMAQEGFSAAYVPEGFQMGIVGANQWRGGFLEYKGTEQRLFELQNIESDSYMGYSLAVANTISKSPLTIIGAPRYKHRGVVITVYADRGYQDIEPPESQIQSGEYFGAELCAMDVNRDSVTDLILISAPMYKESHREGIVYVCTLTVLNVICDFDSPVILRGAASAKGRFGSSLAVLPDLNTDGLNDLAVGSPLEDDGQGSIYIFQGEAGTRINPTFSQRIPAFEVQSGLKFFGMSISQSTFDHSGDRLPDLAVGSKGRVVLLRSRPIVLVKGSVSYEPNQIPTQNVDCSAPLKSEATLCFTMTSITGAQAQAMINYIFTLDATRKVPNNRAYIAKKQRETSGSITINTGEKCVKQSFFIEPCQEDVLNELRNELRFTFDGLPSADQLRPSLHQQAQTTSFHPLGFEVNCGTDGKCVDKLKVDFNFNGSTEVKVGIDELLDVVMSLENNGENSYNTRVILTYPPGLSYRKFTALKGRIECNSLDSDGGILRGRTECTVDRPIFKDSSKSFFTVSYGIDTNSQLDRRISITANATSGNQEHSSSSEPYKLREIDVKYSVFLTFESSISYSNFTFGKNDLQKPFEQFIKVTNHIRALNFTLVIRVPVALGDKDIWVESNNFQIEGCLKYKEQPPDVQDFVPQIQKNKTVDCSVARCSVFRCTQLMGRQTVKEYKISANLSSRWIEQIGLPSAKFLLTSTASLEYDTQEYIFFSTGSNNSPPVRKIEAEVEVYPEPNFTKEIVGGSLGGLAFLALLTAGLYKAGFFKSKYKNMINEAEQEADPGAGEELKA
- the LOC114845513 gene encoding integrin alpha-M-like isoform X2 translates to MSLGLTMTMDPSTEETLACGPTIPLDCKTITMYSGACFQIDLMNHFRSPFPSAAKECRNEADIAFLLDGSGSVIAQDFTKMKVFVKNLVGAILTKDTQFAVAQFSSRTVIHSYFDDFLSGSWSNKVNSIRQLTGGTNTAAAISTVVQSIFTETKGSRLNVKKILIVITDGESQDGRNLQSSINKAEKKGIVRFAIGVGRAFYSYDAKRELDTIASSPSSEHVFQVESFDALDKIRQSLQSKIFSIEGTQNTGDSLKMEMAQEGFSAAYVPEGFQMGIVGANQWRGGFLEYKGTEQRLFELQNIESDSYMGYSLAVANTISKSPLTIIGAPRYKHRGVVITVYADRGYQDIEPPESQIQSGEYFGAELCAMDVNRDSVTDLILISAPMYKESHREGIVYVCTLTVLNVICDFDSPVILRGAASAKGRFGSSLAVLPDLNTDGLNDLAVGSPLEDDGQGSIYIFQGEAGTRINPTFSQRIPAFEVQSGLKFFGMSISQSTFDHSGDRLPDLAVGSKGRVVLLRSRPIVLVKGSVSYEPNQIPTQNVDCSAPLKSEATLCFTMTSITGAQAQAMINYIFTLDATRKVPNNRAYIAKKQRETSGSITINTGEKCVKQSFFIEPCQEDVLNELRNELRFTFDGLPSADQLRPSLHQQAQTTSFHPLGFEVNCGTDGKCVDKLKVDFNFNGSTEVKVGIDELLDVVMSLENNGENSYNTRVILTYPPGLSYRKFTALKGRIECNSLDSDGGILRGRTECTVDRPIFKDSSKSFFTVSYGIDTNSQLDRRISITANATSGNQEHSSSSEPYKLREIDVKYSVFLTFESSISYSNFTFGKNDLQKPFEQFIKVTNHIRALNFTLVIRVPVALGDKDIWVESNNFQIEGCLKYKEQPPDVQDFVPQIQKNKTVDCSVARCSVFRCTQLMGRQTVKEYKISANLSSRWIEQIGLPSAKFLLTSTASLEYDTQEYIFFSTGSNNSPPVRKIEAEVEVYPEPNFTKEIVGGSLGGLAFLALLTAGLYKAGFFKSKYKNMINEAEQEADPGAGEELKA